One genomic region from Glaciimonas sp. PAMC28666 encodes:
- a CDS encoding phosphonate degradation HD-domain oxygenase yields the protein MLSIPEICQLFDDGGDAMYSGEAVSQRAHALQTATLAEQAGASAELITAALLHDLGHLLNPQGETPSERGIDDTHQYFAIPYLRGLFSPAVLEPIRMHVDAKRYLCATDVAYYDKLSADSKRSLALQGGVFSGDAATAFIARPYAADAVRLRLWDDLAKDAAMVTSALAYFAGLMAGCSLTPGNIADSR from the coding sequence ATGTTGTCGATACCTGAAATTTGCCAATTGTTTGACGATGGTGGGGACGCCATGTATTCGGGCGAAGCTGTTTCGCAGCGTGCCCATGCCTTGCAAACGGCAACGCTAGCTGAACAAGCGGGTGCATCGGCAGAATTGATCACCGCCGCGTTGCTGCACGATCTTGGGCATCTTTTAAACCCGCAAGGCGAAACGCCGTCGGAACGGGGAATTGACGATACGCATCAATACTTTGCGATCCCGTATTTGCGCGGACTATTTAGTCCGGCTGTATTGGAGCCGATCCGGATGCACGTGGATGCCAAGCGTTATTTGTGCGCCACGGATGTCGCCTATTACGACAAGCTCTCGGCCGACTCCAAACGCAGCCTCGCCTTGCAAGGCGGCGTCTTTTCCGGTGACGCAGCGACAGCGTTCATCGCTCGGCCTTACGCTGCAGATGCAGTGCGTTTGCGCCTGTGGGATGATTTGGCGAAGGACGCTGCGATGGTCACGTCAGCGCTGGCTTATTTTGCGGGATTGATGGCTGGTTGTTCGCTGACTCCCGGTAATATCGCTGATAGTCGCTGA
- a CDS encoding gamma-butyrobetaine hydroxylase-like domain-containing protein, with product MLGSKQSAPVPIPVAFTAHQKSGVLEVAFDDGKTFSLPFEMMRVYSPSAEVQGHGEGQETLQIGKRGITLAALDPVGNYAVKPTFSDGHESGIFTWTYLYKLGMEQDALWEDYLRRLDDAGIGREAGRDLSMIVKKAGGHGCG from the coding sequence ATGCTTGGCTCGAAACAATCTGCACCAGTTCCCATTCCCGTCGCGTTTACCGCGCATCAAAAATCAGGCGTTCTGGAAGTCGCATTTGATGATGGCAAGACGTTCTCTTTGCCGTTCGAAATGATGCGCGTTTATTCGCCTTCGGCCGAAGTGCAAGGTCATGGGGAAGGACAGGAGACGTTGCAAATAGGCAAGCGCGGCATTACTTTGGCAGCGCTTGATCCGGTAGGTAATTATGCGGTCAAGCCCACCTTTTCGGACGGACACGAAAGTGGCATTTTCACCTGGACCTATTTGTACAAATTAGGTATGGAACAGGATGCACTGTGGGAAGATTATTTGCGGCGTCTGGATGATGCCGGAATTGGACGTGAGGCTGGCCGCGATTTGTCGATGATCGTCAAAAAAGCGGGTGGCCACGGTTGCGGTTAA
- the ubiB gene encoding ubiquinone biosynthesis regulatory protein kinase UbiB, with protein MILKFLRVIKIARVAIRYGLDDIVMSGFDKPRISKLINTLLFWRDLSAPRGERLRKSLEELGPIFVKFGQVLSTRRDLLPGDIVDELAGLQDRVPPFSSDLAIAQIQKSLKAHPDQLFASFDREPVASASIAQVHFAMLKNGREVAVKVLRPGMKKSIDEDVALMHLAAELVEKLWADGKRLKAREVVGEFDKYLHDELDLMREAANGSQLRRNFADSDLLMVPEMFWDYCSSSVIVMERMHGIPISQLERLRAAGVDMKKLSSDGVEIFFTQVFRDGFFHADMHPGNILVSVAPATFGRYIALDFGIVGTLNDFDKDYLSQNFLAFFQRDYKRVAEAHIESGWAPKETRVDELESAVRACCEPIFDRPLKDISFGQVLLRLFQTSRRFNVEVQPQLVLLQKTLLNVEGLGRQLDPELDLWKTAKPYLERWMSEQIGWRGLVQHLKMEAPRYSKLLPQLPRLIHQALSQAVDGPKGQDEKLLLMALAEQKRTNHLLGILVYFGGGLMGGVLLTLIFQRWGYLYFG; from the coding sequence ATGATTTTAAAATTTCTACGGGTTATAAAAATTGCGCGGGTCGCCATACGCTATGGTTTAGACGATATCGTGATGTCGGGCTTCGACAAGCCGCGCATTTCCAAGTTAATCAATACATTGCTATTTTGGCGCGACTTGTCCGCTCCACGCGGTGAGCGCCTGCGTAAATCGCTTGAAGAGTTGGGTCCGATTTTCGTTAAGTTCGGGCAGGTACTGTCGACCCGTCGAGACTTGTTACCGGGCGATATCGTCGACGAACTGGCCGGCTTGCAGGATCGGGTGCCACCATTCAGTTCTGACCTGGCGATTGCGCAAATTCAAAAATCGCTGAAAGCACATCCGGATCAGCTCTTCGCCAGTTTTGATCGCGAGCCGGTGGCTTCCGCTTCGATTGCGCAAGTCCACTTCGCCATGCTTAAAAATGGCCGAGAGGTGGCGGTAAAGGTGTTGCGTCCTGGCATGAAAAAATCCATCGACGAGGATGTGGCGTTGATGCATCTGGCCGCTGAGCTGGTCGAAAAACTATGGGCAGATGGCAAACGCCTGAAAGCGCGTGAAGTGGTTGGCGAGTTCGATAAGTACCTGCATGATGAACTCGACCTGATGCGCGAAGCGGCTAATGGTAGTCAATTACGCCGCAATTTTGCGGATTCCGATCTGCTCATGGTGCCGGAAATGTTTTGGGACTATTGCTCATCGTCAGTCATCGTGATGGAGCGCATGCACGGTATTCCGATTTCGCAGCTGGAGCGTTTACGCGCGGCTGGCGTCGACATGAAAAAACTGTCCAGCGATGGAGTGGAAATTTTCTTCACCCAAGTTTTTCGGGATGGATTTTTCCACGCGGATATGCATCCCGGAAATATCCTGGTATCAGTCGCGCCTGCCACCTTCGGACGTTACATCGCGCTCGATTTCGGGATTGTCGGAACGCTTAACGATTTCGACAAAGACTACCTCTCGCAAAATTTTCTGGCTTTTTTTCAGCGCGATTACAAACGCGTGGCCGAAGCGCATATCGAGTCTGGCTGGGCACCAAAAGAAACCCGTGTGGATGAACTGGAATCGGCGGTGCGGGCTTGTTGCGAGCCGATCTTTGATCGCCCTCTGAAAGATATTTCTTTCGGTCAGGTTCTCCTGCGATTGTTCCAGACTTCACGCCGTTTCAATGTCGAAGTGCAACCGCAACTCGTGCTATTGCAAAAGACGTTGTTGAACGTTGAGGGCCTTGGACGCCAATTAGACCCCGAGCTGGATTTGTGGAAAACCGCGAAGCCGTATCTGGAACGCTGGATGAGCGAACAGATCGGTTGGCGGGGTTTGGTGCAACATTTGAAAATGGAAGCGCCGCGCTACAGTAAATTGTTACCGCAGCTGCCACGGTTGATTCATCAGGCGTTGTCTCAAGCGGTTGATGGACCCAAAGGTCAAGATGAAAAATTGTTGCTGATGGCACTGGCGGAGCAAAAGAGGACCAATCATTTGTTAGGTATTCTGGTGTATTTCGGTGGTGGATTAATGGGGGGAGTATTGCTGACCCTGATCTTCCAGCGCTGGGGCTATCTTTATTTCGGTTGA
- a CDS encoding SCP2 domain-containing protein — protein sequence MNFTPLTAAVNHLLAQEPWAQRKLATHAGKIAFIDAAAFVLKWQVTADGMLQAPAAENDADPSPNVTIRMKLSDLPLMAQNPERAFSYVNIQGDADFASAISQIGLGLRWDAEQDLSKLVGDIAAVRLVSAARATFQTVQTTHKKLAENLAEYFLEEKPLLVRPHVVSEFTQNVTTLRDDLERLIKRIERIERSERIDRTKDDPASMP from the coding sequence TTGAATTTTACGCCCCTCACCGCCGCCGTTAATCATCTGCTAGCGCAGGAGCCTTGGGCACAGCGCAAGCTTGCCACGCATGCTGGCAAGATTGCTTTCATTGACGCCGCTGCATTTGTGCTCAAATGGCAAGTCACTGCCGATGGCATGTTGCAAGCGCCCGCAGCAGAAAATGATGCCGATCCCTCGCCCAATGTCACCATCAGGATGAAGTTGTCCGATTTGCCATTGATGGCGCAAAATCCTGAGCGCGCATTCTCTTATGTCAACATTCAGGGCGATGCGGATTTCGCCAGTGCGATTTCACAAATCGGCCTCGGTCTGCGCTGGGATGCGGAGCAGGATTTAAGTAAGTTGGTGGGGGACATTGCTGCCGTGCGTCTGGTTTCAGCAGCAAGGGCGACGTTCCAGACGGTGCAGACCACCCACAAAAAATTGGCAGAAAATCTGGCCGAATATTTTCTTGAGGAGAAACCTTTATTGGTGCGCCCTCATGTTGTTTCTGAATTTACGCAAAATGTCACGACCTTGCGGGATGATCTGGAACGTTTAATCAAGCGCATTGAGCGCATTGAACGGAGTGAGCGGATTGACCGTACAAAGGACGATCCTGCCTCCATGCCCTAG
- a CDS encoding Tim44 domain-containing protein, translated as MKKLFVVLMLIVSALSLTISSAEARRLGGGGSFGRQSSGISRSVPNSPSQQNFARPATPAPAAAPGIAPKPASPLRGIIGGALLGLGLGAMMSHFGLGGAGGSFLMIILLAFVVIFVVRMVMRRNSDAAPAYPNAYSNSPGSTSNDNNHQSFTPEIGSRLEPARPVAFQAEPTAAGHANVPWGIPPDFDVPGFVRNAKTYFIRLQAAWDKADANDIREFTTPEMFGELKMQLQERGASANNTDVVQLDGELMGIEMVNDHYLASVKFSGLIKEVPEASAEPFTEVWNLSKPASGPGGWILAGIQQVN; from the coding sequence ATGAAAAAATTATTCGTTGTATTGATGTTGATAGTGAGTGCTTTGTCGCTGACTATTTCAAGTGCGGAAGCCCGACGTCTGGGCGGCGGCGGATCGTTTGGCCGCCAATCGTCCGGCATTTCACGTTCGGTCCCGAATAGCCCGTCTCAACAAAATTTTGCGCGTCCCGCTACACCAGCGCCAGCCGCAGCGCCTGGCATAGCGCCTAAACCAGCTAGCCCGCTGAGAGGCATCATCGGGGGCGCATTATTAGGCTTGGGTCTGGGAGCGATGATGTCGCATTTCGGCCTTGGCGGCGCAGGAGGATCATTTCTGATGATCATTCTGTTAGCGTTCGTTGTGATATTCGTGGTGCGAATGGTGATGCGCCGCAACAGCGACGCAGCGCCAGCCTATCCGAATGCCTATTCCAACAGCCCCGGCAGCACCTCCAACGATAACAACCATCAAAGTTTCACGCCGGAGATCGGCTCGCGTCTTGAGCCAGCGCGGCCGGTTGCCTTCCAGGCCGAACCAACCGCAGCAGGACATGCAAACGTTCCGTGGGGAATTCCGCCGGACTTTGATGTGCCGGGTTTCGTAAGAAACGCCAAAACCTATTTCATTCGGTTACAGGCCGCGTGGGATAAAGCCGACGCTAACGACATCAGAGAATTCACCACGCCGGAAATGTTTGGCGAGTTGAAAATGCAATTACAAGAACGCGGTGCTTCGGCCAACAACACCGACGTGGTGCAACTTGACGGTGAGCTAATGGGTATTGAAATGGTCAATGACCATTATCTGGCCAGCGTTAAATTCAGCGGCTTGATCAAGGAAGTGCCGGAGGCGTCGGCCGAGCCATTCACAGAAGTATGGAATCTCTCCAAGCCGGCATCAGGGCCGGGTGGATGGATCCTGGCGGGGATTCAGCAGGTTAATTAG
- a CDS encoding methyltransferase domain-containing protein, translated as MTIPNSAPNSVPLASAIPTFTTRDSAKPDFWSERFEHAFTPWDKGGAPLALQDYIKRSAPAVTLIPGCGVGYEVAYFAHAGWDVTAIDFSEAAVRAAQAVLGPLGSRVIEADFFKFEPAAPVGLIYERAFFCALPPAMRPAVVARWAALLAPGATLAGFFFFSDTPKGPPFGIDRLVLEQMLQPYFELMEDHPVADSIPAFVGKERWLVWRRRS; from the coding sequence ATGACAATACCAAACTCCGCTCCGAACTCCGTTCCTTTAGCGTCAGCGATTCCAACATTTACAACCCGCGATTCAGCTAAACCCGATTTTTGGAGTGAGCGCTTTGAGCATGCCTTCACGCCTTGGGACAAAGGGGGGGCACCTTTGGCGCTGCAGGATTACATCAAACGCTCGGCCCCGGCAGTAACGTTGATTCCTGGGTGCGGCGTCGGATATGAAGTTGCCTATTTCGCCCACGCTGGCTGGGATGTTACAGCGATCGATTTTTCCGAGGCAGCGGTACGCGCAGCGCAGGCGGTGCTAGGTCCGTTGGGTTCTCGCGTCATAGAAGCTGACTTTTTTAAATTTGAGCCAGCGGCGCCGGTTGGCTTGATCTATGAGCGGGCCTTCTTCTGTGCGTTGCCGCCAGCAATGCGTCCTGCTGTGGTTGCGCGCTGGGCTGCGTTGCTGGCACCGGGCGCAACGTTAGCCGGTTTTTTCTTTTTTAGCGATACACCAAAAGGGCCGCCGTTCGGCATAGACCGCCTCGTGTTGGAGCAGATGTTGCAGCCGTATTTTGAATTGATGGAAGATCACCCCGTCGCCGATTCCATTCCTGCATTTGTTGGCAAAGAGCGCTGGCTGGTCTGGCGCAGACGCTCGTAG
- a CDS encoding HIT family protein yields MMNSADCALCAGDGGEILFRTDKYRVVLVDDNQYPGFCRVVWHEHVKEMTDLSAADRDVFMQAVWRVEQVLRAVMQPEKINLACFGNMTPHLHWHVIPRYLDDVHFPQPVWGTLQQTTPAVALATRHALLPTLRAALLRA; encoded by the coding sequence ATGATGAACTCTGCGGATTGCGCATTGTGTGCAGGTGACGGTGGCGAAATATTATTTCGGACCGACAAATATCGCGTGGTATTGGTCGATGATAACCAATACCCGGGATTTTGTCGGGTCGTCTGGCACGAACATGTGAAGGAAATGACCGACTTATCGGCCGCTGACCGGGATGTGTTCATGCAGGCAGTGTGGCGGGTCGAACAGGTGTTACGTGCCGTCATGCAGCCCGAGAAAATCAATCTGGCCTGCTTTGGGAATATGACGCCGCACTTGCACTGGCACGTGATTCCACGCTATCTGGATGATGTGCATTTTCCGCAACCGGTGTGGGGCACGCTTCAACAAACGACACCGGCAGTAGCGCTCGCAACACGGCATGCGCTGTTGCCGACCTTGCGTGCAGCGCTGCTGCGTGCATAA
- a CDS encoding FAD/FMN-binding oxidoreductase gives MNAPVQIQALVTDAPHGATPTRVREIPYNYTSFSDREIVIRLLGEASWALLDDLRSKRQTGRSARMLYEVLGDIWVVRRNPYLQDDMLDNPKRRQALIDALNHRLAEVDKRRLDIAHAEENDDDAKQRSVKVEALVQAARLAITKFSDEFRQTYDLRKRTHKILGRYTAKDNIKFDGLSRVSHVTDATDWRVEYPFVVLTPDGEDEMAGLVKGCIELGLTIIPRGGGTGYTGGAIPLTPFSAVINTEKLEQLGAVEMAVLPGLQTEYATIFSGAGVVTKRVADAAEKAGFVFAVDPTSASASCIGGNIAMNAGGKKALLWGTAIDNLASWRMVDPNGDWLDCTRLDHNLGKIHDTPLARFKLEWRHPAAKGHPAEAVFKTEILEIPGGTFRKEGLGKDVTDKFLAGLPGIQKEGCDGLITSGVWILHKMPKFTRTVCLEFFGQARDAIPSIVEIKTYLDGLPAKGGGFTSIRLAGLEHLDERYLRAVGYSTKSKRGVLPKMALFGDIVGDDENAVAHAASEVVRLANNRVGEGFVAVSPEARKKFWLDRSRTAAISKHTNAFKINEDVVIPLNRMGEYTDGIERINIELSIKNKLQLLDQLQEFIGKGNLPLGKSEESDGDDIAGAELMEQRVPQAEELLAKAKLRWTYLLQQLDAPLADIKAELAALGLDKLSETFEQRLIQQPDARLFDVVQDRTISISWKQEVRAHLRQIFNGGAFKLILDECTAIHKKVLRGRVFVALHMHAGDGNVHTNLPVNSDHYEMLQDAHAAVARIMKLARSLDGVISGEHGIGITKLEFLTEDEIKDFRDYKLRVDPEGRFNKGKLLNLPGLEADLSNAYTPSFGLMGHESLIMQQSDIGAIATSIKDCLRCGKCKPVCATHVPRANLLYSPRNKILATSLLVEAFLYEEQTRRGISIKHWEEFEDVADHCTVCHKCLTPCPVDIDFGEVSMNMRNLLRKMNKKSFNPGTSAAMFFLNAKDPATINMTRKVMTDWGFKAQRLGNDVLKKFAKKQTKAPPSTIGKAPIKEQVIHFINKKMPGNLPKKTARALLDIEDDKVIPIIRDPHTTTAETEAVFYFPGCGSERLFSQVGLATQAMLWHVGVQTVLPPGYLCCGYPQRGSGDFDKAEKIITDNRVLFHRMANTLNYLDIKTVVVSCGTCYDQLQGYEFEKIFPGCRIIDIHEYLLEKNLKLEGVNGTRYMYHDPCHSPMKLQDPLKTVNALITTIDNQKIEKNDRCCGESGTFGVSRPDVSTQVRFRKEEEMISGADKVRADGFSGEVKILTSCPSCLQGLTRYNDDSGTTADYIVVEMAKHLLGENWLPDYVNRANNGGIERVLV, from the coding sequence ATGAACGCCCCAGTACAAATTCAAGCCTTAGTTACAGATGCGCCCCACGGCGCAACCCCAACGCGCGTGCGCGAGATTCCCTACAATTACACGTCTTTTTCAGATCGTGAAATTGTCATTCGCCTTCTCGGCGAAGCCTCGTGGGCGTTATTAGACGATTTACGCTCCAAGCGCCAGACCGGTCGATCGGCACGTATGCTGTACGAAGTATTGGGCGACATTTGGGTAGTGCGCCGCAATCCGTATTTGCAAGACGACATGCTCGACAATCCAAAACGTCGGCAAGCCTTGATTGATGCATTGAATCATCGTCTGGCCGAGGTCGATAAACGTCGGCTGGATATCGCCCATGCCGAAGAGAATGACGACGACGCGAAGCAGCGTAGTGTGAAGGTTGAAGCATTAGTGCAGGCTGCACGTTTGGCAATCACCAAGTTTTCAGACGAGTTCCGTCAGACTTATGATCTGCGTAAGCGTACGCATAAAATTCTGGGCCGCTATACCGCCAAAGACAACATCAAATTCGACGGGCTTTCGCGTGTTTCGCACGTGACGGACGCCACCGATTGGCGCGTTGAGTATCCGTTTGTGGTCCTCACGCCCGACGGCGAAGACGAAATGGCCGGATTGGTAAAAGGCTGTATCGAGCTGGGTCTGACCATCATCCCACGCGGCGGCGGAACCGGTTACACCGGCGGGGCTATCCCACTGACGCCTTTTTCGGCGGTGATCAACACCGAAAAGCTGGAGCAGCTAGGCGCAGTCGAAATGGCCGTGTTGCCAGGCCTGCAGACCGAATATGCGACGATTTTCTCGGGTGCGGGTGTGGTCACCAAACGCGTTGCCGACGCCGCTGAAAAGGCCGGTTTCGTCTTTGCGGTAGACCCAACTTCAGCCTCTGCATCTTGCATCGGCGGTAACATCGCCATGAATGCGGGCGGCAAAAAAGCCCTGTTGTGGGGTACTGCCATTGACAATCTGGCAAGCTGGCGCATGGTCGATCCGAACGGTGACTGGCTCGATTGCACCCGCCTGGATCACAATCTCGGCAAAATTCATGACACGCCATTAGCGCGTTTCAAGCTGGAATGGCGACATCCGGCGGCAAAGGGGCACCCTGCAGAAGCGGTTTTCAAGACCGAAATTCTTGAAATACCTGGCGGTACTTTCCGCAAGGAAGGCCTGGGAAAAGATGTTACCGATAAATTCTTAGCGGGGTTGCCAGGCATTCAGAAAGAAGGTTGCGACGGACTGATTACCTCCGGCGTATGGATTTTGCACAAAATGCCGAAGTTCACGCGCACCGTCTGTCTGGAATTTTTCGGCCAGGCGCGCGACGCGATTCCATCGATTGTTGAGATCAAAACTTATCTCGATGGCCTACCTGCAAAAGGCGGGGGATTCACCTCCATTCGTTTGGCTGGTCTGGAGCATCTGGATGAGCGTTATTTGCGCGCCGTCGGTTACTCCACCAAGAGCAAACGCGGCGTTTTGCCGAAAATGGCCTTGTTTGGCGACATCGTCGGCGATGACGAAAATGCTGTGGCACACGCGGCCTCAGAGGTCGTGCGTCTGGCAAATAATCGCGTTGGCGAAGGCTTCGTGGCGGTTAGCCCGGAAGCGCGCAAAAAATTCTGGCTGGATCGTTCGCGCACTGCGGCAATTTCCAAACATACCAACGCCTTTAAAATTAATGAAGACGTGGTCATTCCGCTCAATCGGATGGGGGAATATACCGACGGTATCGAGCGCATCAATATCGAATTATCGATCAAAAACAAACTGCAACTGCTGGACCAGTTACAAGAGTTCATCGGCAAAGGCAATTTGCCGTTAGGCAAAAGCGAAGAATCCGACGGCGATGATATTGCAGGCGCAGAGCTCATGGAGCAGCGCGTACCGCAAGCCGAGGAACTGCTGGCGAAGGCTAAATTGCGTTGGACTTACTTGTTACAGCAACTCGACGCACCGCTGGCCGATATAAAGGCTGAACTTGCTGCACTCGGCCTGGATAAACTCAGCGAGACGTTTGAGCAGCGCCTGATTCAGCAACCGGACGCACGCCTGTTTGACGTGGTGCAGGATCGGACTATCAGCATTTCCTGGAAACAGGAAGTGCGGGCCCATTTGCGCCAAATTTTTAATGGCGGCGCGTTCAAATTGATTTTGGACGAATGCACGGCGATCCACAAAAAAGTACTGCGCGGTCGCGTGTTCGTGGCGCTTCACATGCACGCCGGTGATGGCAACGTGCATACCAATTTGCCGGTTAATTCCGATCATTACGAGATGTTGCAGGATGCCCATGCTGCGGTTGCGCGCATCATGAAGTTGGCGCGTTCACTGGATGGTGTGATTTCGGGCGAGCATGGTATCGGAATTACCAAGCTTGAGTTTCTGACTGAAGATGAAATTAAGGATTTCCGCGATTACAAATTACGGGTCGATCCTGAAGGCCGTTTTAACAAAGGCAAGCTGTTGAATTTGCCAGGGCTCGAAGCTGATTTGAGCAACGCCTACACACCGTCGTTCGGCCTGATGGGACACGAATCGCTGATCATGCAGCAGAGCGATATTGGTGCGATTGCCACGAGTATCAAGGACTGTCTGCGTTGCGGTAAATGTAAGCCGGTTTGTGCCACGCACGTGCCACGCGCCAACTTACTGTATTCGCCGCGTAACAAAATTCTGGCGACTTCATTGCTGGTCGAAGCCTTCTTGTATGAAGAGCAGACGCGACGCGGCATCTCGATTAAGCACTGGGAAGAATTTGAAGACGTTGCTGACCATTGCACCGTATGTCACAAGTGTTTGACGCCATGCCCAGTCGATATCGACTTCGGTGAAGTCTCGATGAACATGCGCAATTTGCTGCGCAAGATGAACAAAAAATCGTTTAATCCGGGCACCTCGGCGGCGATGTTTTTCTTGAATGCTAAAGATCCCGCGACGATCAACATGACGCGTAAAGTCATGACCGACTGGGGTTTCAAAGCGCAACGACTTGGCAACGACGTGCTGAAAAAGTTTGCCAAAAAGCAGACCAAAGCACCGCCGTCGACCATCGGTAAGGCACCGATAAAAGAACAGGTTATCCACTTCATTAACAAGAAGATGCCGGGCAATCTGCCGAAGAAAACCGCGCGCGCGTTGCTGGATATTGAAGACGATAAGGTGATCCCGATCATCCGTGATCCCCACACCACGACGGCGGAAACTGAAGCAGTGTTCTACTTCCCCGGATGTGGTTCCGAGCGGCTGTTTTCACAGGTTGGTTTAGCGACGCAGGCAATGTTATGGCACGTCGGCGTCCAGACGGTATTGCCGCCTGGTTACCTGTGCTGCGGCTACCCGCAACGCGGCTCCGGCGATTTCGACAAGGCTGAAAAGATCATCACCGATAATCGGGTGCTGTTCCATCGCATGGCGAATACCTTGAACTACCTCGATATCAAAACCGTCGTGGTGTCATGTGGTACTTGCTATGATCAGCTGCAAGGTTATGAATTCGAAAAAATCTTCCCCGGCTGTCGTATCATCGACATCCACGAATATTTATTGGAAAAAAACCTTAAGCTGGAAGGCGTCAACGGCACGCGTTATATGTATCACGATCCTTGCCATTCTCCGATGAAATTGCAGGACCCGTTGAAAACCGTGAACGCGTTAATCACGACCATTGATAATCAGAAGATTGAAAAAAATGATCGCTGCTGCGGCGAGTCAGGTACCTTCGGCGTCAGCCGTCCGGACGTGTCCACGCAAGTGCGCTTCCGCAAGGAAGAAGAAATGATCAGCGGAGCCGATAAAGTGCGTGCTGATGGATTCTCCGGGGAAGTCAAAATTCTGACGTCGTGCCCATCTTGCTTGCAAGGGCTAACGCGCTACAACGATGATTCCGGCACCACCGCAGATTACATCGTGGTCGAAATGGCGAAGCATTTATTGGGCGAAAACTGGTTGCCGGATTACGTCAATCGCGCCAATAACGGCGGTATTGAGCGGGTGCTGGTATAG
- the ubiE gene encoding bifunctional demethylmenaquinone methyltransferase/2-methoxy-6-polyprenyl-1,4-benzoquinol methylase UbiE produces MTNTTHFGYETVAEEDKVHKVAEVFHSVAAKYDVMNDLMSAGMHRLWKAFTIAQAAIRPGFKVLDIAGGTGDLAKAFAKRAGSTGEVWLTDINESMLRVGRDRVLNSGLSTPTLLCDAEKLPFPDNYFDRVSVAFGLRNMTHKDVALSEMRRVLKPGGKLLVLEFSKVCEQLKKPYDVYSFSVLPWLGKKIANDAESYRYLAESIRMHPDQETLKQMMQDAGLARVQYFNLTAGVAALHTGIKL; encoded by the coding sequence ATGACCAATACTACCCATTTCGGTTACGAAACCGTCGCTGAAGAAGACAAGGTGCATAAAGTTGCCGAGGTTTTCCATTCGGTCGCGGCCAAATATGACGTCATGAACGATCTGATGTCGGCTGGCATGCATCGTCTGTGGAAAGCCTTCACTATCGCCCAAGCTGCAATCCGCCCTGGATTTAAGGTGCTGGATATTGCGGGCGGAACCGGAGATCTGGCCAAAGCCTTCGCAAAACGTGCCGGTTCGACCGGTGAAGTCTGGCTCACTGACATTAACGAGTCGATGCTGCGGGTTGGGCGCGATCGTGTCTTGAATAGTGGCTTATCCACCCCCACTTTGCTTTGTGATGCGGAGAAATTGCCGTTTCCCGACAACTACTTCGATCGCGTGTCGGTAGCGTTCGGTTTGCGCAATATGACCCATAAGGATGTCGCGTTGTCCGAAATGCGTCGGGTGCTCAAGCCAGGCGGCAAATTGTTGGTACTAGAATTCTCTAAAGTCTGTGAGCAGCTCAAAAAGCCCTATGACGTGTATTCGTTTTCAGTATTGCCCTGGTTGGGTAAAAAAATCGCCAACGATGCTGAAAGCTACCGCTATCTGGCCGAGTCAATCCGTATGCATCCGGATCAGGAAACCCTGAAACAGATGATGCAGGACGCAGGGCTTGCGCGTGTGCAGTATTTTAATTTAACCGCTGGTGTGGCCGCATTGCATACCGGGATCAAACTGTAA